A region of the Phaeodactylum tricornutum CCAP 1055/1 chromosome 1, whole genome shotgun sequence genome:
TCGAAATAAACTCATTCACTTGCGCGTTGCCTTGCACAGCAACTATGACCACCATATCTCCATCTTTTCGCCGCAGGGGCGTCTGTATCAGATGGAGTATTGTTTCAAGGCGGCTCAATCAGGTCTGACTGTAGTCGCAGTCCGCGGCAAGGACTCCGCTTGTGTCGTTACGCAGAAGAAGGTCCCTGACCGACTGATGGATCCCAAATCGGTCACACACATCTTCAGACTTTCCCACAAAGTCGGCTGCTGTGTTACCGGAACCATGGCAGACTGCAAGGCCTATATTCAACGCGCTCGCTATGAAGCTGGACAATGGTCCTTCGACAACGGCTACTCCACGCCCGTGGCGGTTTTGGCCAAGCGCATGGCGGATCTGGCGCAAATCAACACGCAAACGGCTTCGATGCGGCCTTTGGCCGTCATTGCGCTTTTCATTGGTGTGGATGACGAGAAAGGTCCCGTAGTTTATAAGGTAGACTGTGCCGGGCACTATTTGCCCTTTTTCGCCACCGCTGCGGGACCCAAGGAACAAGAAGCAATgaactttttggaaaaacgagCCAATGATCTAAAAGAGATGGACACGGATCAAACCGTGCGGACGGCGATTACTTGTTTGGGACATGTTTTGGGAAGCGACTTTCGTGGCAGCGAAATTGAGGTGGCGCAAGTTGTCGGCATCCAAGGAAAGTTTCAGGTATTGTCGGAAGATCAAATTGAAACTCATCTGAACGCCATTGCGGACGATGCGGATGCGTAAAACCAAAATCTAAGACCTATTGCACTACGTAAAGTCCGAGTCTTCTTCTCGCTCCACAAATCCTAATTCTTTGTAAGTTTCTGTTTATGTAGTCCTTACACAATTTACTCGATCGGTGGTAGTCCAGTTCGCAGACGCATTCGCtcggcaatcaaaaaggccaGCTCCAAAGCTTGAGCTCCGTTCAAGCGAGGATCACAAAACGTGTGGTAGCGATCGTTCAGAGTATCCTCAGACACGCCACTAATTCCTCCCGTGCACTCGGTCACATCTTCTCCGGTCATTTCCAAATGCACGCCACCGGGATGGCTGCCCATTTCGTCGTGCACGTCGAAGAAAGCACGAAGCTCGTCACGGATTGCGTCAAAGTTGCGCGTCTTGATACCAGAATCGGTCTTGTAAGTATTGCCGTGAACAGGGTCGGAAATCCACAAGACCGACTTGCCCTCACGTTGTACGGCACGGATTAAGGCTGGAA
Encoded here:
- a CDS encoding proteasome alpha 1 subunit (Proteasome (alpha 1 subunit (20S)); 20S; NCBI accession BAA96829) gives rise to the protein MSRDSNYDHHISIFSPQGRLYQMEYCFKAAQSGLTVVAVRGKDSACVVTQKKVPDRLMDPKSVTHIFRLSHKVGCCVTGTMADCKAYIQRARYEAGQWSFDNGYSTPVAVLAKRMADLAQINTQTASMRPLAVIALFIGVDDEKGPVVYKVDCAGHYLPFFATAAGPKEQEAMNFLEKRANDLKEMDTDQTVRTAITCLGHVLGSDFRGSEIEVAQVVGIQGKFQVLSEDQIETHLNAIADDADA